One segment of Micromonospora parathelypteridis DNA contains the following:
- a CDS encoding asparagine synthase-related protein produces the protein MLRPTPFDLATGTLLGVAPPPRRPVPVVVPDPLAALDAAVLAGLSRPPCVVSFSGGLDSSLILAVAVRAARREGLPDPVPVTWRFTGAPRADESDWQERVIGALGIGGSWEILRADDDLDLVGPVARRLLHRHGVVHPVNLHLHLPIAELASGGSLLTGAGGDQILAGWRRPPAASLRDRLWWLRHAARTRQGPAAMFPWLRRSVAREAHRALRAEQRAEPRELRHRVAWHTRRRDLRMTCSALAALAAEHQATAIQPLLDKGFLAALAMLAGDRRNIGRDRLLAEIVRGALPAEVTAPRRKARFLEVFFRTPTREFVRSWDGSGVDPRLVDPDGLRRLWSHWPIPGGTASLVQQLWLAANPAGAAGRPERSDIDVEVKS, from the coding sequence ATGCTCCGTCCGACCCCGTTCGACCTCGCCACCGGCACGCTGCTCGGTGTCGCTCCACCGCCGCGTCGGCCCGTGCCGGTCGTCGTACCGGACCCGCTGGCCGCGCTCGACGCCGCCGTGCTGGCCGGCCTGTCCCGGCCCCCGTGCGTGGTCAGCTTCTCGGGCGGGTTGGACTCGTCGCTGATTCTCGCGGTGGCCGTCCGGGCTGCCCGGCGGGAAGGGCTGCCGGATCCGGTCCCGGTCACCTGGCGATTCACCGGGGCCCCCCGGGCTGACGAGTCGGACTGGCAGGAACGGGTGATCGGGGCTCTGGGGATCGGCGGATCGTGGGAGATCCTGCGGGCCGACGACGATCTGGACCTGGTCGGGCCGGTGGCCCGTCGACTGCTGCACCGCCACGGGGTGGTCCATCCGGTCAACCTGCACCTACACCTGCCCATCGCCGAGCTGGCCTCCGGCGGTTCACTACTCACGGGCGCCGGCGGCGACCAGATCCTGGCCGGGTGGCGTCGCCCGCCGGCGGCCTCGCTGCGCGACCGACTGTGGTGGCTGCGGCACGCCGCGCGTACCCGTCAAGGGCCCGCCGCGATGTTTCCCTGGCTGCGCCGGTCGGTGGCGCGGGAGGCGCACCGGGCGCTCCGCGCCGAGCAACGGGCCGAGCCGCGCGAACTGCGGCACCGGGTTGCCTGGCACACCCGGCGCCGTGACCTACGGATGACCTGCTCGGCGCTGGCCGCGCTGGCCGCCGAGCACCAGGCCACCGCGATTCAGCCGCTGCTCGACAAGGGATTTCTGGCCGCGCTGGCAATGCTGGCGGGCGACCGCCGGAACATCGGCCGGGACCGGCTGCTCGCGGAGATCGTCCGGGGAGCCCTGCCGGCCGAGGTCACCGCGCCACGCCGCAAGGCCCGCTTTCTCGAGGTGTTCTTCCGGACACCGACCCGGGAGTTCGTCCGCTCCTGGGACGGCTCCGGCGTCGACCCGAGGCTGGTGGACCCGGACGGTCTGCGTCGACTGTGGTCCCACTGGCCGATCCCCGGCGGCACGGCAAGCCTGGTCCAACAGCTCTGGCTGGCCGCCAACCCGGCTGGTGCCGCCGGCCGGCCGGAGCGTTCCGACATCGATGTGGAGGTCAAGTCGTGA
- a CDS encoding LVIVD repeat-containing protein, with the protein MIRLHKPRLRQLRIVALAATGLLVASALVAPASNAQVVPQSAPTNTIPGVDEIVSSPNLRQIANVPKVAPLDATNSDIAFQGKYAFAGNYNGFVIYDISRPSAPTVKARVLCPGSQNDISIHGDLLFLSTDSSRSDDSCNSTAQGADVKGSWEGIKVFDIKDKANPRYIKSVETACGSHTHTLVPGKDRKAVYLYVSSYSPRAEFPDCQPPHDSISIIKVPLKKPTDAAVVATPNLFPDGGFPGSTTGSATTGCHDITAYPSKDLAAGACMGDGVLLDIKNREAPRVINRVRDETNFAFWHSATFNNSGTKVIFTDELGGGGAATCNETVGPNRGADAIYDITGRGNARKMNFRSYYKIPRVNADTENCVAHNGSLIPVLGRDIMVQAWYQGGISVWDFTDSARPKEIAFWERGPLSADSFVGGGTWSAYYYNGHIYSNDMVKGLDVLELNDWRTWTAKLTRYNELNVQTQPSYLGW; encoded by the coding sequence ATGATCAGACTCCACAAGCCTCGGTTACGACAACTCCGCATCGTGGCGCTCGCCGCGACCGGCCTGCTCGTCGCCAGCGCGCTCGTCGCCCCCGCGAGCAACGCCCAGGTGGTGCCGCAGTCGGCCCCCACCAACACGATCCCCGGCGTCGACGAGATCGTGAGCAGCCCCAACCTGCGCCAGATCGCGAACGTGCCCAAGGTCGCGCCCCTGGACGCGACCAACAGCGACATCGCCTTCCAGGGCAAGTACGCGTTCGCCGGCAACTACAACGGTTTCGTCATCTACGACATCTCGCGGCCCAGCGCGCCGACGGTCAAGGCCCGGGTGCTCTGCCCGGGGTCGCAGAACGACATCTCCATCCACGGCGACCTGCTCTTCCTCTCCACCGACTCGTCCCGCAGCGACGACTCCTGCAACAGCACCGCGCAGGGGGCGGACGTGAAGGGGTCCTGGGAGGGCATCAAGGTCTTCGACATCAAGGACAAGGCCAACCCGCGGTACATCAAGTCCGTCGAGACGGCCTGCGGCTCGCACACCCACACCCTGGTGCCGGGCAAGGACCGCAAGGCCGTCTACCTGTACGTGTCGTCGTACAGCCCGCGGGCCGAGTTCCCGGACTGCCAGCCGCCGCACGACTCCATCTCGATCATCAAGGTGCCGCTGAAGAAGCCGACCGACGCGGCCGTGGTCGCGACGCCGAACCTCTTCCCGGACGGCGGTTTCCCCGGCAGCACGACGGGCTCGGCGACCACCGGATGCCACGACATCACCGCCTACCCGTCGAAGGACCTGGCCGCCGGCGCCTGCATGGGTGACGGCGTCCTGCTCGACATCAAGAACCGGGAGGCGCCCCGGGTCATCAACCGAGTCCGGGACGAAACCAACTTCGCGTTCTGGCACTCGGCCACCTTCAACAACTCCGGCACCAAGGTGATCTTCACCGACGAGCTGGGTGGTGGCGGGGCGGCGACCTGCAACGAGACCGTAGGACCCAACCGGGGCGCGGACGCCATCTACGACATCACCGGCCGCGGTAACGCTCGGAAGATGAACTTCCGCAGCTACTACAAGATTCCCCGGGTGAACGCCGACACCGAGAACTGCGTGGCGCACAACGGCTCGCTGATCCCGGTGCTCGGTCGGGACATCATGGTCCAGGCGTGGTACCAGGGCGGAATCTCGGTCTGGGACTTCACCGACTCGGCCAGGCCCAAGGAGATCGCCTTCTGGGAGCGCGGCCCGCTCTCGGCCGACTCGTTCGTCGGCGGCGGCACCTGGTCCGCGTATTACTACAACGGCCACATCTACTCCAACGACATGGTGAAGGGCCTGGACGTCCTGGAGCTGAACGACTGGCGGACCTGGACGGCCAAGCTGACCCGTTACAACGAACTGAACGTGCAGACCCAGCCCAGCTACCTGGGCTGGTAG
- a CDS encoding ABC transporter permease has product MTTPTTAVTTTARPVGRRAVGASAVGMILALVRRDLGDPRQFRLPLLLDLAFGVVNLVVFLFISRALTPSSGTDLAHSPSYFDFVAVGITFLLILQAATTQLTSRVIREQRGGTLELLAAQPVPVTALTIGTAGYPFLFALLRSCVYLAILGTLLGLRTERADWWGVAVMLIAGTASLMGIGIALAAFTVAVGHGDAAARLFVVGLTFVSGTYFPVSGLPGPLPELTAVLPSRIALDGLRAALAGGEWAWSAGTLLGVTALLLPVSSWAFARALRVAAGRGTLKRD; this is encoded by the coding sequence ATGACGACACCGACCACGGCGGTCACGACCACCGCCCGACCGGTCGGTCGCCGGGCCGTCGGTGCGAGTGCGGTCGGGATGATCCTCGCGCTGGTCCGCCGCGATCTCGGTGACCCACGGCAGTTCCGGCTGCCGCTGCTCCTGGACCTCGCCTTCGGGGTGGTGAACCTGGTCGTCTTCCTGTTCATCTCCCGGGCGCTCACCCCGTCCTCCGGCACCGACCTCGCCCACTCGCCGAGCTACTTCGACTTCGTGGCGGTCGGCATCACCTTCCTGCTCATCCTGCAGGCCGCCACCACGCAACTGACCAGCCGGGTGATCCGGGAGCAACGCGGCGGGACGCTGGAGTTGCTGGCCGCCCAACCCGTGCCGGTCACCGCGCTGACCATCGGGACCGCCGGCTACCCGTTCCTGTTCGCCCTGCTGCGCTCCTGCGTCTACCTGGCGATCCTCGGCACCCTGCTCGGCCTGCGCACCGAGCGGGCCGACTGGTGGGGAGTCGCGGTGATGCTGATCGCCGGCACCGCGTCCTTGATGGGCATCGGCATCGCGCTCGCGGCGTTCACCGTCGCTGTCGGGCACGGCGACGCCGCCGCCCGGCTCTTCGTCGTCGGGCTCACCTTTGTGTCCGGCACGTACTTCCCGGTCTCCGGACTCCCCGGCCCACTACCGGAGCTGACCGCGGTGCTGCCCAGCCGGATCGCCCTGGACGGTCTGCGCGCCGCACTGGCCGGCGGCGAGTGGGCGTGGTCGGCCGGCACGCTGCTCGGCGTCACCGCGCTGCTGCTGCCGGTGTCGAGCTGGGCCTTCGCGCGGGCGCTGCGGGTCGCCGCCGGCCGCGGCACCCTGAAACGCGATTGA
- a CDS encoding ABC transporter ATP-binding protein — protein sequence MLTVRRAQRRFGRRVIFTDLDLDVPVGARVFLGGGNGSGKTTLLRCLSGTLTLSAGQATVSGHPVGSLPARRLTGVCLAPEQGLYEKLSARENVALVARLRLPRRAVRPAVARVESELDLTGYATVPVERCSAGMRARVSIARALVAEPALLLLDEPGRSLDERSRLLLWQALDRRPELTCVIASHLADDRSRCQSALTLPTAQ from the coding sequence ATGCTCACGGTCCGCCGGGCACAGCGTCGGTTCGGGCGTCGGGTGATCTTCACCGATCTGGACCTCGACGTTCCGGTCGGTGCCCGAGTGTTCCTGGGCGGCGGTAACGGATCCGGTAAGACCACGCTACTGCGGTGCCTGTCCGGCACGCTGACCCTCAGCGCCGGACAGGCCACCGTCAGCGGCCACCCGGTCGGCTCACTGCCCGCCCGGCGCCTGACCGGCGTCTGCCTCGCCCCGGAGCAGGGCCTGTACGAGAAACTGTCGGCGCGCGAGAACGTGGCCCTCGTCGCCCGACTCCGACTGCCACGACGGGCCGTCCGCCCAGCCGTCGCCCGGGTCGAATCCGAACTGGACCTCACCGGCTACGCCACCGTCCCGGTGGAACGATGCTCGGCGGGAATGCGGGCCCGGGTCAGCATCGCGCGGGCGCTCGTCGCCGAACCAGCGCTGCTGCTCCTCGACGAGCCCGGCCGGTCCCTCGATGAGAGGTCCCGGCTGCTGCTGTGGCAGGCACTCGATCGGCGGCCCGAGCTGACCTGCGTGATCGCGTCGCACCTCGCCGACGACCGCAGCCGGTGCCAGTCCGCGCTGACCCTCCCGACCGCCCAATGA
- a CDS encoding SLC13 family permease, which yields MKPAAPPEPTVRWRPHPLDLVAVVLAVAGAGCALSGLLPRAETTTTLHRILPLLLFLGTVIVLAELTAVAGVFDVLASRLAIAARGRWAALFLLCGGLATLTTLVLNLDTTAVLLTPVLLALARALRVPAAPLAVTTVWLANTASLLLPVSNLTNLLAADRVGLTPLAYAERMALPQVAAVTVTMALLWYAWWRRERPAGGRFVPPARHVPADPVLHRIALAGCLLFVAGILAGVEIGLASTVALALVLIGFIVRSPATLRPGLVPLRLLLFVTGLFLVVQTLGQHGLDDLVRDLLGVEGGAGGAIRAGGTGALLANAVNNLPAYLAGESVLPTGDVTRLLALLIGTNVGPLAAPWASLATLLWFERCRAAGVAVPLTRFVLTSALLAVVGTLAAVGALLLVG from the coding sequence GTGAAGCCCGCAGCCCCGCCCGAGCCGACCGTGCGCTGGCGTCCACACCCGCTCGACCTGGTGGCGGTCGTCCTCGCGGTGGCCGGCGCGGGCTGCGCGCTGAGCGGGCTGCTGCCCCGCGCGGAGACCACCACCACCCTGCACCGGATCCTGCCGCTGCTGCTCTTCCTCGGCACCGTGATCGTGCTCGCCGAGCTGACCGCCGTGGCCGGCGTCTTCGACGTCCTGGCCAGCCGGTTGGCCATCGCCGCCCGAGGCAGGTGGGCGGCGCTGTTCCTGCTCTGCGGCGGCCTCGCCACGCTGACCACCCTCGTGCTCAACCTCGACACCACCGCCGTACTGCTCACGCCGGTGCTGCTCGCGTTGGCGCGCGCTCTGCGCGTTCCAGCCGCCCCGCTCGCGGTCACCACGGTCTGGTTGGCGAACACCGCCAGCCTGCTGCTGCCGGTGTCGAACCTGACCAACCTGCTGGCCGCCGACCGGGTCGGCCTGACACCGCTGGCCTATGCCGAGCGGATGGCACTGCCGCAGGTCGCCGCGGTGACGGTCACCATGGCGCTGCTCTGGTACGCGTGGTGGCGGCGGGAACGGCCGGCCGGTGGGCGCTTCGTCCCGCCGGCCCGGCACGTGCCGGCCGACCCGGTGCTGCACCGCATCGCGCTCGCCGGCTGCCTGCTCTTCGTCGCCGGCATCCTCGCCGGGGTGGAGATCGGCCTCGCCTCCACCGTCGCGCTCGCGCTGGTGCTGATCGGGTTCATCGTCCGGTCCCCCGCCACGCTGCGCCCGGGGCTGGTGCCACTGCGGTTGCTGCTCTTCGTCACCGGCCTGTTCCTGGTGGTGCAGACCCTCGGCCAGCACGGGCTGGACGACCTGGTCCGCGATCTCCTCGGTGTCGAGGGCGGGGCTGGCGGCGCGATCCGCGCCGGCGGGACCGGGGCACTGCTGGCCAACGCGGTGAACAACCTGCCCGCCTACCTGGCCGGCGAGTCGGTGCTGCCGACCGGCGACGTGACCCGCCTGCTGGCCCTGCTGATCGGCACCAACGTCGGCCCACTGGCCGCCCCCTGGGCGTCGCTGGCCACCCTGCTGTGGTTCGAGCGGTGCCGGGCGGCCGGGGTGGCCGTGCCGTTGACCCGGTTCGTGCTGACCAGCGCCCTGCTCGCGGTCGTCGGCACGCTCGCCGCGGTCGGCGCGCTACTGCTGGTCGGCTGA
- a CDS encoding fibronectin type III domain-containing protein, whose amino-acid sequence MERVAQAAAPAQPPAAPAAPTASWRAGTATVTWKAPADRGAAITGYVVTPYRNGKKAKAVTFDASKTTQKISGLTAKGTYTFTVAAKNAEGTGPASKASKGAKIMALPGAPTIIAVTADTATALLSWTPGPNGGSPITNYIVTPWVGGIRQPAQTFGPTTTNTVTGLTPTTTYRFTVAARTVEGTGPDSALSDTVIANVSPTLLFNHPTEATVGIAYVATLNITHGVPPFVWSVASGVLPPGLLLNPLTNGISGVPTTAGNYPVVIRVVDANGQTGTRLIVLVVNLAPTLTFPAPPLGEVDAPYAEQLNVVGGTAPFTWSLATGSLPPGLTLDAATGLLSGRPTLIGAFPSTVRVTDANGQTATRAIRILIQAASVATLTASTNATTFGTPVQFTVLVGPGVAEGSVTLIDELPNGVETPLGTFPLSLNVAHFEIYVPAFGHNQFRAQYDGTGPLGEAVSNEIVVEVSAAPRQVVIDQFAQSGISGLTDQFVSIVNSTSINLPIAGFKVEAPGGLSITIPGSARPLGPRRGYLIAAANYSLYNIQPDLIVPSLGQGGFRVVAPDAANTVTDRAGSTPGFSEGPPLPAFNAPPFVPHSWNRLRVAGNLQDTANNQADFRLVATVLGPINGVPSTLGSPSPQNTLGTYQQNASIQSTLFDPNVAVSVAPNRVRTANSLVIRRTLTNRSNAAITQARIRITSLSAENGAPYPGGPSPAVHSNLRLVNPINPTTPIIISDGRTLLSRNLSMDSPATTPPGGGLGTTLTIPFDLGGLAPGASVHIALSFAIDTPGSWWVAYDVDAIGGGVVPTVAASAKGAKATKQRAADAKRLAESRKLSVDSGTLR is encoded by the coding sequence ATGGAGCGCGTCGCCCAGGCGGCCGCTCCGGCGCAACCACCGGCCGCCCCGGCCGCGCCCACCGCGTCCTGGCGCGCTGGCACGGCAACGGTGACGTGGAAGGCGCCCGCTGACCGTGGCGCCGCCATCACCGGCTATGTGGTCACGCCGTACCGCAACGGCAAGAAGGCGAAGGCGGTGACCTTCGACGCGTCGAAGACCACCCAGAAGATCTCGGGTCTGACCGCCAAGGGCACCTACACCTTCACCGTCGCCGCGAAGAACGCGGAGGGCACCGGCCCGGCCAGCAAGGCATCCAAGGGCGCCAAGATCATGGCTCTGCCGGGCGCACCGACCATCATCGCGGTCACGGCCGACACCGCCACCGCCCTGCTGAGCTGGACGCCCGGACCCAACGGCGGCTCACCGATCACCAACTACATCGTCACACCCTGGGTCGGCGGCATCCGTCAGCCCGCCCAGACCTTCGGACCGACCACCACCAACACCGTCACCGGGCTGACCCCCACCACCACCTACCGGTTCACGGTGGCCGCCCGCACCGTCGAGGGCACCGGCCCAGACTCGGCGCTGTCGGACACGGTGATCGCGAACGTGTCGCCGACACTGCTGTTCAACCACCCGACCGAGGCGACCGTCGGGATCGCCTACGTCGCCACCCTGAACATCACCCACGGCGTGCCGCCCTTCGTCTGGTCGGTCGCCTCGGGCGTCCTGCCACCGGGGCTGCTGCTCAACCCGCTGACCAACGGCATCTCGGGCGTACCGACCACTGCGGGGAACTACCCGGTGGTGATCCGGGTTGTCGACGCGAACGGCCAGACCGGCACCCGGCTGATCGTGCTGGTGGTCAACCTGGCACCCACCCTCACCTTCCCAGCACCGCCGCTGGGTGAGGTCGACGCTCCCTACGCCGAGCAGCTCAACGTGGTGGGCGGCACAGCGCCGTTCACCTGGTCGCTGGCCACCGGGTCGCTGCCGCCCGGCTTGACACTCGACGCGGCGACCGGCCTGTTGTCCGGCCGGCCGACCCTGATCGGCGCGTTCCCCTCAACGGTCCGCGTGACCGACGCCAACGGCCAAACCGCCACCCGGGCCATTCGCATCCTGATCCAGGCCGCGAGCGTGGCCACGCTGACGGCGTCCACGAACGCCACCACCTTCGGCACACCGGTGCAGTTCACGGTTCTCGTCGGCCCGGGCGTCGCCGAGGGCAGCGTCACCCTCATCGACGAGTTGCCCAACGGGGTGGAGACCCCGCTCGGCACCTTCCCGCTGAGCCTCAACGTGGCCCACTTCGAGATCTACGTACCGGCCTTCGGACACAATCAGTTCCGGGCGCAGTACGACGGGACCGGCCCGTTGGGCGAGGCGGTGTCCAACGAGATCGTCGTCGAGGTCTCGGCGGCGCCCCGACAGGTGGTCATCGACCAGTTCGCACAGTCCGGCATCAGCGGCCTCACCGACCAGTTCGTCTCGATCGTCAACAGCACCTCGATCAACCTGCCGATCGCCGGTTTCAAGGTCGAGGCGCCCGGTGGGCTGTCCATCACCATCCCGGGCAGCGCCCGGCCGCTCGGTCCCCGACGGGGCTATCTGATCGCGGCAGCCAACTATTCGCTGTACAACATTCAACCCGACCTCATCGTCCCCAGCCTCGGCCAGGGCGGGTTCCGGGTGGTTGCACCGGACGCGGCGAACACGGTCACCGACCGGGCGGGCTCGACACCGGGCTTCTCCGAAGGTCCGCCACTGCCCGCGTTCAACGCACCGCCGTTCGTGCCCCACTCCTGGAACCGACTCCGGGTCGCCGGCAACCTCCAGGACACCGCCAACAACCAGGCCGACTTCCGACTGGTCGCCACCGTGCTCGGCCCGATCAACGGGGTCCCGTCCACGCTCGGCAGCCCGTCTCCACAGAACACGCTCGGCACCTACCAGCAGAACGCCTCCATCCAGTCGACGTTGTTCGACCCGAACGTGGCCGTGTCGGTCGCGCCCAACCGGGTGCGCACCGCGAACAGCCTGGTGATCCGGCGGACGCTGACCAACCGGTCCAACGCCGCGATCACTCAGGCCCGGATTCGGATCACCTCACTGAGCGCGGAGAACGGAGCACCGTACCCCGGTGGACCGTCGCCGGCGGTGCACTCCAACCTGAGGTTGGTCAACCCGATCAACCCGACCACTCCGATCATCATCAGTGACGGTCGGACCCTCCTGTCCCGCAATCTGTCGATGGATTCGCCGGCGACCACCCCGCCGGGTGGTGGGCTGGGCACGACGCTGACGATCCCGTTCGACCTGGGTGGTCTGGCGCCCGGTGCGTCGGTGCACATCGCGTTGAGCTTCGCGATCGACACACCCGGATCGTGGTGGGTGGCGTACGACGTCGATGCGATCGGCGGGGGAGTCGTCCCCACGGTCGCGGCATCGGCGAAGGGCGCCAAGGCGACGAAGCAGCGCGCGGCGGACGCCAAGCGACTGGCTGAGTCGCGCAAGTTGAGCGTCGACAGCGGAACCCTGCGCTGA
- a CDS encoding lasso RiPP family leader peptide-containing protein: MTSNREPDTAQTAAADYRPPTIQRLGTLAELTKGGTVGPDDGLGGGGDGSL, from the coding sequence ATGACATCGAACCGCGAGCCGGACACAGCCCAGACCGCCGCTGCGGACTACCGGCCGCCGACCATTCAGCGCCTGGGCACCCTCGCCGAGTTGACCAAGGGCGGCACCGTAGGTCCAGACGATGGCCTGGGTGGCGGCGGCGACGGTTCCCTCTGA
- a CDS encoding PqqD family protein — translation MTQHEAVHRVDPDRVAWRLAGDEVVVLDTANSVYFGLDSAGALLWQRLVAGATSTELVTALEETAPVDRERARADVAAFLEDLRGHGLLLQRP, via the coding sequence GTGACACAGCATGAGGCCGTGCACCGGGTCGACCCGGACCGGGTGGCCTGGCGGTTGGCCGGCGACGAGGTGGTCGTCCTGGACACCGCCAACTCGGTCTACTTCGGGCTGGATTCGGCGGGGGCGCTGCTCTGGCAACGACTGGTGGCGGGTGCCACCAGCACCGAGTTGGTCACCGCACTGGAGGAGACCGCCCCGGTGGATCGGGAACGAGCCCGAGCCGACGTGGCCGCCTTCCTGGAGGACCTGCGCGGGCACGGGCTGCTGCTTCAGCGGCCCTGA
- a CDS encoding nucleotidyltransferase family protein, producing the protein MTVSPGLAVRCLALDALAVSTSDVLRRHGVDSMLLKGAGLARRLGVDRHYADVDLLVAPDSVTAAQDALHAAGYRPKLPADLHVVAATWHEQPWHAPGPLPLTMELHRGFAGVGDYDELWRSLRVGADHLDLAGGRVLVPDEAGTALIAALHAASPAGFGKPARDLAHALAVFSPDTWEAAGRLAARCDAVPAFTVGLGLLPAGVVVAARLGLSSTRGPSSAWLAARLASPTAVGLAHLADVSGPGHRLRVLSRLVLPLPVHLRQFDARAHRGRRGLLWAYVRRIGRHVRLLPRVLRELRTAQRRHG; encoded by the coding sequence GTGACCGTCTCCCCCGGCCTCGCCGTGCGCTGCCTGGCCCTCGATGCCCTGGCCGTGTCCACCAGCGACGTGTTGCGCCGACACGGCGTCGACAGCATGCTGCTCAAGGGGGCCGGCCTGGCCCGCCGGCTCGGCGTCGACCGGCACTACGCCGACGTCGACCTGCTCGTCGCGCCGGACAGCGTCACCGCCGCGCAGGACGCCCTCCACGCCGCCGGCTACCGGCCGAAGCTCCCTGCCGACCTGCACGTCGTCGCGGCGACGTGGCACGAACAGCCCTGGCACGCGCCCGGGCCACTGCCGCTGACCATGGAGCTGCACCGCGGCTTCGCCGGGGTCGGTGACTACGACGAGCTGTGGCGGTCGCTACGCGTCGGGGCGGACCACCTCGACCTGGCCGGCGGGCGCGTCCTCGTACCCGACGAGGCCGGCACCGCCCTGATCGCCGCCCTGCACGCCGCCAGTCCCGCCGGCTTCGGCAAACCAGCCCGGGACCTGGCCCACGCGTTGGCGGTGTTCTCCCCGGACACCTGGGAGGCGGCCGGTCGGCTCGCCGCGCGCTGCGACGCGGTGCCGGCGTTCACCGTCGGGCTCGGGCTGCTGCCGGCCGGTGTGGTGGTCGCGGCCCGGCTCGGCCTCTCGTCCACGCGTGGCCCGTCGTCGGCATGGCTCGCCGCCCGCCTGGCCAGTCCCACCGCCGTCGGTCTGGCGCACCTGGCGGATGTGTCCGGGCCGGGGCACCGCCTGCGGGTGTTGTCCCGGCTGGTGCTGCCGTTGCCGGTGCACCTGCGGCAGTTCGACGCGCGGGCGCACCGCGGCCGGCGGGGCCTGCTGTGGGCGTACGTCCGGCGCATCGGCCGGCATGTCCGGCTGCTGCCCCGGGTGCTGCGGGAGCTGCGGACCGCGCAGCGACGGCATGGCTGA
- a CDS encoding lasso peptide biosynthesis protein, giving the protein MADPVRALRALARVIRRHGPLGLAVVAWTLLACRRVRRQLARGGLDAVRLPAPPPGGSDALVRRALGRGGGNCLESALVLQRWFARRRVARTVVIGVSSPGAGFHAHAWLDGDPDPHQHELAEILRRPVPNSWLL; this is encoded by the coding sequence ATGGCTGACCCGGTACGCGCGCTGCGCGCCCTGGCCCGGGTCATCCGCCGGCACGGGCCGCTCGGCCTGGCCGTGGTGGCGTGGACGCTGCTGGCCTGCCGGCGGGTACGCCGTCAGCTCGCCCGGGGCGGCCTCGATGCGGTACGCCTCCCCGCGCCGCCCCCCGGTGGCAGCGACGCCCTGGTCCGGCGGGCGCTGGGCCGGGGCGGCGGCAACTGCCTGGAGAGCGCGCTGGTGCTCCAGCGCTGGTTCGCCCGGAGGCGGGTGGCGCGGACCGTGGTGATCGGGGTCAGCTCGCCGGGGGCTGGGTTCCACGCCCACGCCTGGCTCGACGGCGATCCGGACCCGCACCAGCACGAGCTGGCGGAGATTCTGCGCCGCCCCGTCCCGAACTCGTGGCTGCTCTGA